Proteins from one Podospora pseudoanserina strain CBS 124.78 chromosome 1, whole genome shotgun sequence genomic window:
- the ADK2 gene encoding Adenylate kinase 2 (EggNog:ENOG503NVM0; COG:F) has protein sequence MMRLRKAARVILVGAPGVGKGTQSERLLQRFPQLSSISSGDLLRHNVKQRTPLGIKVESTMKAGLLVPDDLILRLINNELNQRGWLYSSHPAGNVMTLASCAAETQSFSNDADMAAFISHPAHARGGYGSPSEDPSASFLLDGFPRTATQAERLDETIPINMVVSLKTPLAVIMERISGRWVHEASGRVYNTTFNPPKVAGVDDVTGEPLVRRADDSEEVYRQRWKKFEETSEPLLEHYARKGVLWEVSGMSSDEITPKLMREFERRFAK, from the exons ATGATGCGCCTCCGAAAGGCTGCCCGAGTTATCCTTGTAGGCGCCCCGGgagtgggaaaggggacGCAGTCTGAGCGGCTGTTGCAGCGGTTTCCTCAGCTgtcatccatctcctctgGGGATCTTCTCAGGCACAATGTCAAGCAGCGGACACCTCTGG GCATCAAGGTCGAGAGTACGATGAAGGCCGGACTTTTGGTTCCCGATGATCTTATCCTTCGGTTGATCAATAACGAGCTCAACCAGCGCGGGTGGTTGTACTCGAGCCACCCCGCCGGCAACGTCATGACGCTCGCTTCCTGTGCCGCCGAGACGCAGTCCTTCAGCAATGATGCCGACATGGCTGCCTTCATTTCGCACCCAGCGCATGCTCGTGGTGGTTACGGCTCACCTTCAGAAGATCCCTCGGCTTCGTTTCTTCTCGATGGGTTCCCTCGTACCGCGACACAGGCTGAACGGCTCGACGAGACAATTCCCATTAACATGGTTGTGTCACTGAAGACGCCGCTGGCGGTCATTATGGAGCGCATCTCTGGGAGATGGGTGCATGAGGCTTCGGGCAGGGTTTACAACACTACTTTCAACCCACCCAAGGTTGCTGGTGTCGATGATGTCACTGGAGAGCCGTTGGTCCGCAGGGCAGACGACAGCGAGGAGGTCTACCGCCAACGATGGAAGAAGTTTGAGGAGACGAGCGAGCCATTGTTGGAACACTACGCTCGCAAGGGTGTGCTGTGGGAGGTGTCGGGAATGAGCAGCGACGAGATCACCCCCAAGCTCATGCGTGAGTTTGAGCGTCGCTTTGCTAAATGA